In Candidatus Promineifilum breve, one genomic interval encodes:
- a CDS encoding carboxylate-amine ligase, whose protein sequence is MAVPLQPLTLGIEEEYQIIDPVTRDLRTYISELLTQDQNRHKKLDLKPELMQSQVEVGSHVCRNIKEARSEITGLRRDVLELADENGLMIAAASTHPFARWEDQIITEGTRYKELLDDMQGVARQLLIFGMHVHVGFGDDPESRELLIATMNQARYFIPHLLALSTSSPFWRGQNTGLKSYRSVVFESLPRTGIPHSFMSWADYKDYEIMLERVGAFGKLDKRAKIWWDIRPHPIYPTLEFRISDICTNVNDCICIAALFQAICAKLLKLRRQNMSWRQYRHVHITENKWRAVRYGIDGELIDFGIQQSVPFYILAAELLEFLDDVVDELDSREEVGHVLTILSEGTSADRQLRVYREHGGDENQDEALRAVVDYLVAETKRGII, encoded by the coding sequence ATGGCCGTTCCGTTGCAACCGCTAACGCTTGGCATTGAAGAAGAGTATCAGATCATCGATCCCGTAACGCGCGACCTGCGTACTTACATCAGCGAATTACTGACCCAGGACCAGAACCGGCACAAGAAGCTCGATCTTAAGCCGGAACTGATGCAGTCACAGGTGGAAGTGGGCAGCCACGTCTGTCGCAACATCAAGGAAGCGCGTAGTGAGATCACCGGCCTGCGGCGCGACGTGCTGGAGCTGGCCGACGAGAACGGTCTGATGATCGCCGCCGCCTCCACTCACCCGTTCGCCCGCTGGGAAGACCAGATCATCACCGAGGGCACGCGCTACAAGGAGTTGCTCGACGACATGCAGGGCGTGGCTCGTCAATTGCTCATCTTTGGTATGCACGTCCACGTCGGCTTCGGCGATGACCCGGAGTCGCGCGAACTGCTCATCGCCACGATGAACCAGGCGCGCTACTTCATCCCCCACCTGTTGGCCCTCTCCACCAGTTCCCCCTTCTGGCGCGGCCAGAATACCGGCCTTAAGTCTTACCGCAGTGTCGTTTTTGAGTCGCTGCCGCGCACCGGCATCCCCCACTCCTTCATGTCCTGGGCTGACTATAAGGATTACGAAATCATGCTGGAACGGGTGGGCGCGTTCGGCAAGCTGGACAAGCGGGCCAAAATCTGGTGGGACATCCGGCCGCATCCCATCTATCCCACGCTTGAGTTCCGCATCAGCGACATCTGCACCAACGTCAATGACTGTATCTGCATCGCCGCTCTGTTCCAGGCTATCTGCGCCAAACTGCTCAAGCTGCGCCGGCAGAATATGAGTTGGCGGCAATATCGCCACGTCCACATCACCGAGAACAAGTGGCGGGCCGTGCGCTATGGCATCGACGGCGAGCTGATCGATTTCGGCATTCAGCAATCCGTGCCCTTCTACATTCTCGCCGCTGAACTGTTAGAGTTCCTGGATGACGTCGTCGACGAGCTTGACAGCCGCGAAGAGGTCGGCCACGTGCTGACTATCTTGAGCGAGGGCACGAGCGCCGACCGCCAGTTGCGCGTCTACCGCGAGCATGGCGGCGACGAGAACCAGGACGAGGCTTTGCGCGCCGTCGTCGATTATCTGGTGGCTGAGACGAAGCGCGGGATCATCTAG